A part of Larkinella insperata genomic DNA contains:
- a CDS encoding carboxypeptidase-like regulatory domain-containing protein, whose product MNALVASSMLRLTAVWLLAGLLLTRGWAQGPTATLTGRVIDGQTKQPLPFASVYLNNSTRGTTTDEKGNYRLTNVPLGTVELVASFLGYQPVQQSIRLENSRERVVNLTLKSAGVTLTDVTVKARRDKTWERNFRTFERELLGRTPFRSQCEILNPNALRFTDERHRLRATATEPVLIENRALGYRIQYDMQYFEVMDNGAMYFAGATRFEELRPTDNRQAERWRSNRQRAYSGSTRHLIASLVAGTYEKEGFMVYRVNPEYPKDPGNTSLFQDLNRHLLPVQIDSLIRPGRLAFERKLVTATPLKVLYSRTFSVESPYRDAPYAFTEFRFPQGMSEVTVDGRVTLPLGMLAMGYLGNDRFSVLLPADWQPSAGNVKTDSVEIPPTEGHILATDYRLDSLVRHWKQAHPYQAPTVFAHIDKPFYLTGDRLWLSAYVLEASTYQTLFGEGALHVDLLTPGGKVVQHQWLRIREGRAVGDFRLSDTLKTGMYQLRAYTDEDYASIRPAFERSVAVYNLLTSATTRQQPEATAQLDVQFLPEGGRWVAELPNRLAFKAAGPDGRGQTVSGRIVDGQGQPVATLTSNPLGMGSVLIRPKAGQTYQAEIQYNGLTQRVALPAVEPEGFVLTADAVSDTTGLMIRILANLPQSDPVVYLTFQSQGQLVQRAKMKLQDGKAWLNLPLSVLPAGLCQVTLYDAYGKPRAERLVFVREQTAPIRVNVTADKSIYTPRERVVLNLKLADQPETPVVALLSAAVTDADQVPDDSSTADFRTHLLLTGDLRGRVERPGFFFKDTTLATRRALDDLLLTQGWRRIGLRQPETPADTLGGVVFSGRVVDEKGKPIPYAELLVAAPSSRQAIPSSVGTNRYGRFRMAGLGVTDTLQLLVQVMNNQFKAIKGTVETDTAGSVWSAVKPVFEQDSPDWRQFQQQLETARLRQESDQKLYRDRQTRQLKEVTIRAQRPRPEHIERMSLHGTPDALILFDERSQSYANVYEMIRGRVPGVQVTQNSQGNYSVNIRNAVSFGAGNSAQSQPPLYILDGSYLTESQDGNVLLGLSPNDVERIELLKSASTTAIYGARGGNGVIAFYTKRGFTQKKTAPGIGLNQLPLIGLAPQREFYVPRYEDSSGTALAEPTAPIDRRDVLYWKPLMQTDSKGNTNLAFPLSDVVRTLRVVVQGITTEGRPVVGVTKLRVQ is encoded by the coding sequence TTACCGGCTTACCAACGTTCCGCTCGGCACCGTTGAGTTGGTTGCTTCGTTTCTGGGCTACCAACCCGTTCAGCAGTCCATCCGGTTGGAAAACAGCCGGGAGCGTGTGGTTAATCTAACGCTGAAAAGTGCGGGGGTGACCCTCACCGATGTCACGGTCAAAGCCCGGCGGGACAAGACCTGGGAGCGGAATTTCCGGACCTTTGAACGGGAGTTGCTTGGCCGGACCCCTTTCCGAAGCCAATGCGAAATCCTGAATCCGAACGCCCTGCGATTTACGGACGAACGCCATCGGCTGCGGGCCACGGCGACCGAGCCGGTGCTCATCGAAAACCGGGCGCTGGGCTACCGCATTCAATACGACATGCAGTATTTTGAGGTGATGGACAATGGAGCGATGTATTTCGCCGGTGCTACCCGTTTCGAAGAACTGAGGCCCACGGACAACCGACAGGCCGAACGTTGGCGGAGTAATCGCCAGCGGGCTTATAGCGGTTCAACCCGCCACCTCATTGCCAGCCTGGTTGCCGGAACTTACGAGAAAGAAGGTTTTATGGTGTACCGGGTCAATCCCGAATACCCAAAAGATCCCGGCAATACGAGTCTGTTCCAGGACCTCAACCGCCATTTGCTGCCCGTTCAGATCGATTCCCTGATTCGGCCGGGACGCTTGGCGTTTGAACGGAAACTCGTGACGGCAACTCCTCTGAAGGTTTTGTACAGTCGGACTTTCTCGGTGGAATCGCCCTACCGCGATGCGCCGTATGCCTTTACCGAATTCCGGTTTCCGCAGGGCATGAGCGAAGTGACCGTCGATGGCCGGGTGACGCTGCCGCTTGGTATGCTGGCGATGGGCTATCTGGGCAATGACCGGTTTTCGGTTCTGTTACCCGCCGACTGGCAACCCAGCGCTGGTAACGTCAAAACAGATTCCGTGGAAATACCCCCCACCGAGGGCCACATTTTGGCTACGGATTACCGGCTTGACTCCCTGGTGCGGCACTGGAAGCAGGCGCATCCTTACCAGGCTCCCACGGTATTTGCCCACATCGACAAACCGTTCTACCTGACCGGCGACCGGCTCTGGCTGAGCGCGTATGTACTGGAAGCCAGCACGTACCAAACGCTGTTTGGCGAAGGCGCTTTGCACGTCGATCTGCTGACACCAGGCGGCAAGGTGGTGCAACACCAGTGGCTGCGCATCCGTGAAGGTCGGGCGGTGGGCGATTTTCGGCTTTCGGATACATTGAAAACCGGTATGTATCAGCTCCGCGCTTACACCGACGAAGATTACGCATCAATCCGCCCGGCTTTTGAACGCTCTGTTGCCGTGTATAACCTCCTGACCAGCGCGACTACCCGCCAACAGCCGGAGGCAACCGCCCAACTGGACGTTCAGTTTTTACCAGAAGGAGGGCGCTGGGTGGCCGAATTACCAAACCGATTGGCTTTTAAAGCCGCTGGTCCGGACGGGCGCGGACAAACCGTGTCGGGTCGAATTGTGGACGGGCAGGGGCAGCCGGTGGCTACCCTGACGAGTAATCCGTTGGGAATGGGCAGCGTGCTGATCAGGCCAAAAGCCGGGCAGACGTATCAGGCCGAAATTCAGTACAACGGATTAACCCAACGAGTTGCGCTACCCGCCGTGGAGCCGGAGGGCTTCGTGCTGACGGCGGATGCGGTGAGCGATACAACCGGATTGATGATCCGGATTCTGGCCAACCTGCCCCAGTCCGATCCGGTTGTGTATCTGACATTCCAGAGTCAGGGGCAATTGGTGCAACGAGCCAAAATGAAGTTACAGGATGGCAAAGCCTGGCTAAACTTACCGCTCTCGGTGCTGCCCGCCGGTCTTTGCCAGGTCACTTTGTACGATGCTTACGGTAAGCCCCGGGCGGAGCGACTGGTTTTTGTGCGGGAACAAACCGCGCCCATCCGGGTCAACGTAACTGCCGACAAATCGATTTATACGCCCCGTGAACGGGTTGTGTTGAACCTGAAGCTGGCCGATCAGCCGGAAACTCCGGTGGTAGCCCTGCTTTCAGCTGCCGTAACCGATGCCGACCAGGTTCCGGATGACTCCAGTACTGCGGATTTTCGGACTCATCTGTTGCTGACGGGCGATCTGCGCGGACGCGTCGAACGGCCCGGTTTTTTCTTCAAAGACACCACGCTGGCAACCCGTCGGGCACTTGATGATCTGCTTTTGACCCAGGGCTGGCGCCGGATCGGGCTGCGGCAACCGGAAACGCCGGCGGATACACTAGGGGGCGTGGTGTTCAGCGGGCGCGTGGTGGACGAGAAAGGCAAGCCCATTCCGTATGCCGAGCTTCTGGTAGCCGCTCCGTCGTCCAGACAGGCCATTCCATCTTCCGTCGGAACCAACCGTTACGGACGGTTTCGGATGGCGGGTTTGGGTGTGACCGATACTCTGCAACTGCTGGTTCAGGTGATGAACAACCAGTTCAAAGCCATCAAAGGAACCGTTGAAACCGATACAGCAGGCAGCGTTTGGTCGGCAGTGAAGCCGGTTTTTGAGCAGGATTCACCGGATTGGCGGCAGTTTCAGCAACAACTCGAAACGGCCCGGCTGCGGCAGGAGTCTGATCAAAAGCTCTATCGCGACCGGCAAACCAGGCAACTCAAAGAAGTCACCATCAGGGCGCAGCGGCCGCGTCCTGAACACATTGAGCGCATGAGTTTGCACGGTACGCCCGACGCCCTGATTCTGTTTGACGAACGGTCGCAGTCTTACGCCAATGTGTACGAAATGATTCGGGGCCGGGTGCCGGGCGTTCAGGTGACGCAAAACTCCCAGGGCAACTACAGCGTAAACATCCGGAATGCCGTATCGTTTGGTGCGGGTAATTCGGCGCAGAGCCAGCCTCCGCTGTATATTCTGGACGGGTCGTATCTGACCGAAAGTCAGGACGGGAATGTCCTGCTGGGTTTGAGCCCCAACGATGTGGAACGAATTGAACTATTAAAAAGCGCTTCCACGACGGCCATATACGGTGCTCGCGGAGGAAACGGCGTTATTGCGTTCTATACCAAACGCGGGTTTACCCAGAAAAAGACCGCACCCGGCATTGGGCTTAATCAACTACCGCTCATTGGTCTTGCGCCCCAGCGGGAATTTTACGTTCCGCGCTACGAGGACTCGTCGGGCACGGCTCTGGCCGAACCGACTGCGCCGATCGACCGCCGGGATGTTCTGTACTGGAAACCGTTGATGCAAACCGATTCGAAGGGGAATACCAATCTGGCGTTCCCGCTTTCGGACGTAGTCCGGACGCTTCGGGTCGTTGTGCAGGGCATTACAACCGAAGGCCGGCCGGTGGTGGGCGTAACGAAGTTGAGGGTGCAATGA